The proteins below come from a single Gordonia pseudamarae genomic window:
- a CDS encoding MinD/ParA family ATP-binding protein, producing the protein MTTSPANTSPAATSPGRSAPYRFDDGGPGPLTIPIRPVPDTRPDPGAQHNTGPGIGHRQVPSGFNGYRPAPQPAPPDPAPYPLTQPQWTGPQRRPQLPDDLAHPVRRVKHPGGWRERLRAASGGLITFGASRTQEQLALLVHHARTPIHGDFRLAVLSVKGGVGKTTTTVGLGSAFASLRGDRVIAVDANPDFGTLARRIPEQSAATVRTLLNDPDLRRYTDVRRHTNQSSSRLEVIASERNPAISESFDADDYRRVIAILESYYNIIMTDCGTGVVHSAMEGVLELADAIIVVTTPAVDGAQSASATLDWLEAHGYQRLVQESVVVISAARPGGSAVDINALTEHFLGRVRAVQVIPYDEHLATGSYIDLDRMDRRTRTAFLELAATVAGSFRSGRCPPSPEGW; encoded by the coding sequence GTGACGACATCCCCTGCGAACACATCTCCTGCGGCCACATCCCCCGGCCGGTCCGCTCCATATCGGTTCGACGACGGCGGCCCTGGGCCGCTCACGATTCCGATCCGGCCGGTCCCGGACACGCGGCCGGACCCCGGCGCACAGCACAACACCGGACCGGGAATCGGTCATCGACAGGTTCCGTCCGGGTTCAACGGATACCGGCCCGCACCACAGCCGGCACCTCCCGATCCGGCACCGTACCCGCTGACACAGCCCCAGTGGACCGGGCCCCAGCGGCGACCGCAGCTGCCGGACGACCTGGCTCATCCGGTCCGGCGCGTCAAACATCCCGGCGGCTGGCGCGAAAGGCTCCGGGCGGCTTCCGGCGGCCTGATCACGTTCGGGGCCAGCAGGACCCAGGAGCAGCTCGCACTGCTGGTGCACCACGCCCGCACCCCCATCCACGGTGATTTCCGGCTGGCTGTCCTCTCTGTCAAGGGTGGTGTCGGAAAGACCACCACCACAGTAGGATTGGGGTCCGCGTTCGCCTCACTGCGCGGTGACCGGGTGATCGCCGTCGACGCCAACCCCGACTTCGGGACTCTCGCCCGGCGGATTCCCGAGCAGTCCGCGGCCACCGTACGCACATTGCTCAACGATCCGGACCTGCGCCGTTACACCGATGTCCGGCGACACACCAACCAGTCGTCGAGCCGTCTGGAAGTAATTGCTTCCGAACGTAATCCGGCGATCTCGGAGTCGTTCGACGCGGACGACTACCGGCGGGTCATCGCCATTCTCGAGTCGTACTACAACATCATCATGACCGATTGCGGCACCGGCGTCGTGCATTCGGCGATGGAAGGCGTGCTGGAACTGGCCGACGCGATCATCGTGGTCACCACGCCCGCCGTCGATGGAGCGCAGAGCGCATCGGCAACTCTGGATTGGCTTGAGGCACATGGTTATCAACGCCTGGTCCAGGAATCTGTGGTGGTGATCTCCGCGGCCCGGCCGGGTGGTTCGGCCGTCGACATCAATGCCCTCACCGAACACTTCCTGGGTCGGGTCCGGGCGGTTCAGGTTATTCCGTACGACGAGCATCTGGCGACCGGATCGTACATCGACCTCGACCGGATGGACCGGCGTACCCGCACCGCATTCCTGGAACTGGCCGCCACCGTGGCGGGCTCTTTCCGGTCGGGCCGATGCCCGCCCTCACCTGAGGGTTGGTGA
- a CDS encoding MinD/ParA family ATP-binding protein → MTLVRRDFRTPPKGWRRAVYKMSGGTIKPRTPRSEIHRGELVAAINQPLAGDYRIAVLSLKGGVGKTTTTVTLGATLASVRGDRVIAVDANPDLGTLAQRVQRQTDSTVRDLLADGDLTRYSDVRAHTSQAPSRLEVLASERDPSVSEAFSDDEYRSVLSVLQRFYNIIITDCGTGLSHSVMKGVLETADSIIVVTSPAIDGARSAASTLDWLDAHGFGRLVSSAIVVISSPRPGSSNIDTAPLTQYFSSRCRAIEHIGFDDHLAEGAEVDLDRVSKPVKLAFMELAATVAADFPNARHR, encoded by the coding sequence GTGACACTGGTCCGGCGCGACTTCCGGACACCGCCGAAGGGCTGGCGGCGCGCGGTGTACAAGATGAGCGGCGGCACCATCAAACCGCGCACTCCGCGCTCGGAGATCCATCGCGGCGAACTTGTGGCGGCGATCAACCAACCACTGGCCGGCGACTACCGGATTGCGGTGCTCTCACTCAAGGGTGGTGTCGGAAAGACCACCACCACAGTCACTTTGGGCGCCACACTGGCATCCGTGCGTGGCGACCGGGTGATCGCCGTCGATGCCAATCCCGACCTGGGTACGCTCGCACAGCGGGTTCAGCGACAGACCGATTCCACCGTGCGTGATCTGCTCGCCGACGGTGATCTCACTCGCTATTCCGATGTTCGCGCACATACTTCGCAGGCCCCGAGCAGACTGGAAGTTCTTGCTTCCGAACGTGACCCATCGGTATCGGAGGCGTTCAGCGACGACGAGTACCGCAGTGTGCTGAGCGTGCTGCAACGATTCTACAACATCATCATCACCGACTGCGGCACCGGACTGAGCCATTCGGTAATGAAAGGCGTTCTGGAAACCGCTGATTCGATCATTGTGGTGACCTCGCCGGCGATCGACGGTGCCCGCAGCGCGGCATCGACCCTCGATTGGCTCGACGCCCACGGCTTCGGCCGACTGGTGTCGTCGGCGATCGTCGTGATCAGCTCGCCGCGGCCCGGATCGTCGAACATCGACACCGCGCCGCTGACACAGTATTTCTCCTCCCGCTGCCGGGCCATCGAGCACATAGGATTCGACGACCACCTGGCCGAGGGCGCCGAAGTAGACCTTGATCGGGTAAGCAAGCCGGTGAAGCTGGCATTCATGGAGTTGGCCGCGACCGTGGCCGCCGACTTCCCAAACGCCCGGCACCGCTGA
- a CDS encoding 2,3-butanediol dehydrogenase, translated as MRAARYYDRGDIRIEDIPEPAVGPGQVGIDVAWCGICGTDLHEYADGPIFIPPAGHPHPISHEDAPVTLGHEMSGVVSSVGEGVDDLAVGDHVVVEPYILYEDVDTGPTSTDYHLSKDMNFIGLGGCGGGLGEKISVKRRWVHKISADVPLDQAALIEPLSVGYHAVDRSDAIAGDTVLITGAGPIGLLTAAVCKARGLTTIISEPSPLRRAKAAETGVGDHILDPVTQDVVARTLAITDGRGADAGFECTSVQAALDTLFDALKPTGVLVVVSIWGYPGTLDMQKLVLKEIDMRGTIAYVNSHPDTIRLVEEGKVDLAPFITGRIGLDHLIDEGFDTLIHRNETAVKILVSPSGSGL; from the coding sequence ATGCGGGCAGCACGCTACTACGACCGCGGCGACATCCGAATCGAAGACATCCCCGAACCCGCCGTCGGACCCGGTCAGGTGGGTATCGACGTCGCCTGGTGCGGCATCTGCGGCACCGACCTGCACGAGTACGCCGACGGCCCGATCTTCATCCCACCCGCCGGGCACCCGCACCCCATCAGCCACGAGGACGCCCCCGTCACCCTCGGCCACGAGATGTCCGGCGTGGTGTCGTCCGTGGGTGAGGGCGTCGACGACCTCGCGGTCGGTGATCACGTGGTGGTCGAGCCGTACATCCTGTACGAAGATGTCGACACCGGACCCACCAGCACCGATTACCACCTGTCCAAGGACATGAACTTCATCGGCCTCGGGGGCTGCGGCGGGGGACTGGGGGAGAAGATCTCCGTGAAACGTCGTTGGGTGCACAAGATATCGGCCGACGTACCACTCGATCAGGCCGCGCTCATCGAGCCGCTATCGGTGGGCTATCACGCCGTCGACCGCAGCGACGCCATCGCCGGAGACACCGTTCTGATCACCGGCGCCGGACCGATCGGTCTGCTCACCGCGGCGGTCTGCAAGGCCCGCGGCCTGACCACCATCATCAGCGAACCGAGCCCGTTGCGCCGCGCCAAGGCAGCCGAAACCGGTGTGGGAGACCATATTCTGGATCCCGTCACACAGGACGTGGTGGCCCGGACCCTCGCCATCACCGACGGACGCGGCGCCGACGCCGGTTTCGAATGCACGTCGGTGCAAGCGGCTCTGGATACCCTCTTCGACGCGCTCAAGCCTACGGGAGTCCTTGTGGTGGTGTCGATTTGGGGATACCCAGGCACTCTGGACATGCAGAAGCTGGTACTCAAGGAGATCGATATGCGGGGCACCATCGCCTATGTCAACTCCCACCCCGACACCATCAGGCTGGTCGAGGAGGGCAAGGTGGACCTGGCACCGTTCATCACCGGCAGAATCGGCCTCGACCACCTCATCGACGAGGGCTTCGACACCCTCATCCACCGCAACGAGACCGCTGTGAAAATCCTGGTGTCCCCGTCGGGCTCGGGATTGTAG
- the gdhA gene encoding NADP-specific glutamate dehydrogenase, which produces MHAKLHDLYDQVLQRNPGEAEFHQAVTEVFDSLSPVVDKHPHYADAAVITRLCEPERQIIFRVPWIDDEGQIHVNRGFRVEFNSALGPYKGGLRFHPSVYLGIVKFLGFEQIFKNALTGLPIGGGKGGSDFDPKGRSDAEVMRFCQSFMTELYRHIGEYTDVPAGDIGVGGREIGYLFGQYKRITNRYESGVLTGKGLAWGGSQVRTEATGFGAVFFVDEMLKAKGDSLEGKRAVVSGSGNVATYAIEKIHQLGGTVVACSDSSGYVVDDKGIDLDILKEVKEVQRGRIVDYARLRGENVKFVGGGSIWDVPADIAIPCATQNELGGKDAKQLIDHGCTIVAEGANMPCSPDAIRLFTDAGVLFAPGKAANAGGVATSALEMQQNASRDSWSFEHTEERLADIMRGIHDRCLHTADEYGAPGNYVVGANIAGFIQVADAMLALGVI; this is translated from the coding sequence GTGCACGCAAAACTCCACGATTTGTACGATCAGGTGCTGCAACGCAATCCTGGTGAGGCTGAATTCCATCAGGCCGTCACCGAAGTGTTCGACAGCCTCTCCCCCGTTGTCGACAAACACCCGCACTACGCCGACGCCGCGGTGATCACCCGGCTGTGTGAACCCGAACGACAGATCATCTTCCGCGTGCCGTGGATCGACGACGAGGGCCAGATCCACGTCAACCGTGGCTTCCGTGTCGAATTCAACTCGGCACTCGGACCCTACAAGGGAGGACTCCGGTTCCATCCGAGCGTGTACCTCGGTATCGTCAAGTTCCTCGGATTCGAACAGATTTTCAAGAACGCGCTCACCGGGCTGCCGATCGGTGGCGGCAAGGGCGGCTCCGACTTCGACCCCAAGGGCCGCTCGGATGCCGAGGTGATGCGCTTCTGTCAGTCGTTCATGACCGAGTTGTACCGGCATATCGGCGAATACACCGACGTTCCCGCCGGTGACATCGGCGTGGGCGGGCGCGAGATCGGCTATCTGTTCGGGCAGTACAAGCGCATCACCAACCGCTACGAGTCGGGCGTGCTCACCGGCAAGGGTCTGGCCTGGGGTGGATCCCAGGTTCGCACCGAGGCAACGGGTTTCGGTGCTGTCTTCTTCGTCGACGAAATGCTCAAGGCCAAGGGCGATTCGCTCGAGGGCAAGCGCGCGGTGGTGTCCGGCTCGGGCAATGTGGCCACCTACGCCATCGAGAAGATCCACCAGCTCGGTGGCACCGTCGTGGCCTGCTCGGACTCGTCCGGCTATGTCGTCGACGACAAGGGTATCGACCTCGACATCCTCAAGGAGGTCAAGGAGGTCCAGCGCGGGCGCATTGTCGATTACGCGCGCCTGCGCGGCGAGAACGTGAAGTTCGTCGGTGGTGGCAGCATCTGGGATGTGCCCGCCGACATCGCGATTCCGTGCGCCACGCAGAACGAGCTCGGCGGCAAGGATGCCAAGCAACTCATCGACCACGGCTGCACCATCGTCGCCGAGGGCGCCAACATGCCCTGCTCCCCCGATGCCATCCGGTTGTTCACCGACGCCGGTGTGCTGTTCGCACCGGGTAAGGCCGCCAATGCCGGTGGTGTGGCCACGAGTGCTTTGGAGATGCAGCAGAACGCATCTCGTGATTCTTGGAGCTTCGAGCACACCGAGGAGCGCTTGGCCGACATCATGCGCGGCATCCACGACCGCTGTCTGCACACCGCCGACGAGTACGGTGCCCCGGGCAATTATGTGGTCGGTGCCAACATCGCCGGCTTCATCCAGGTCGCGGACGCGATGCTCGCGCTCGGCGTCATCTGA